The window ACGCCGCCCAAGACCCAAGCGGCGCTGCTGGAGGCGATGGGCGAACGCACCGTCAGCTACGCCGGCGTCACCCATGCCCTGCCCGCGCCGTTCTTCGTGCTGGCCACGCAGAATCCGCTGGAACAGGCCGGCACCTATCCGCTGCCGGAGGCGCAGCTCGACCGCTTCCTGCTGCACGTGAAGGTGGACTATCCCGACGAGGCCGAGGAGCGCGCCATCCTGCTCCAGACCACCGGCAGCCACGCCGGCACCGTGCCGGAAGTGATGACGGGCGACGACATCCTGGCCCTGCAAACCCTAGTCCGCGACGTCCACGTGGGCCCCGACCTGCTCACCTGGATCACCCGGCTGGTGCGCGCCAGCCGCCCGAACGACGCCGGCGCGCCGGACGCGGTGCGCCGCTACGTGCGCTGGGGCGCCGGGCCGCGCGCCGGCCAGTCGCTGGTGCTGGCGGCCAAGGCGCGCGCGCTGCTGCACGGCCGGCTCGCCGCCACCCGCGAGGACGTGGCCGCGCTGGCGGCGCCGGTGATGCGCCATCGCCTGCTGCTGTCGTTCGTCGCCGAAGCCGAACAGCAGCGCGCGGACGACGTGATCGCCGCGCTGCTGCACGCCGTGCCCTATCCCGCCGCTTGAGCCGCCGCATGGCGCATGCGCTGATCCCGCCGGACGTCCGCAGCCGCCTGCGAGGCCTGCGGCTGGAAGCGCGCCGCGCGATGGGCGGCAACGGCATCGGCGCCCATCGCAGCCGCAGCCGCGGCGCCGGCCTGGAGTTCTCGCAGTACCGCGCGTACGAGCCGGGCGACGAGCCGCGGCAGATCGACTGGAAGCTGTACGCGCGCTCCGACCGCTTCTTCGTCCGCGAGGCCGAACGCGAAAGCCCGCTGACCGTCTGGTTGCTGGTCGATGCTTCCGCCTCGATGAACCAGGCCGACCGCGCCGCACCGGATCGGACGCGACTGGACGCGGCCAAGGGCATCGCCGCCTGCGTCGCCGAACTGGCGCTGCGGCAGGGCGACCGCTTCGGCCTGGTCGGACTGCGCGAGGACGGCGTGCAGCTGCTGCCGGCCACCCACGGCGCGCGCGGCCGCGACCGGCTCTGGCTGGCATTGCAGGCGCTGGACGCATACGGCCGCTTTCCCGAGGGCGAGCGCCTGGATCCGGCATGGGAACGCATCGCGGCGCACGACCTGGTTGTCCTGCTCAGCGACGGTTTCGACGAAGGCGTGGTCGCGCTGGCCGAGCGGCTGGCGGCCGCTGGGCGCGAAGTATTGTTCGTCCAGGTGCTGACGGTGGAGGAACGCGATTTCCCGTTCGACGGCAGCCACCTGTTCCGCGACCCCGAAACCGGCGACACCCTGCCCGGCGACGGCCGGGCGATGCGCGCCGACTACCTGCAACGCTTCGCCGACGCGCAACGCGTACTGAATGCACGCCTGGACGCGGCCGGCATCGCGCACGCCCGCCATGTCCTGGACGAACCGCTCGACCAGCCGTTGCGGGCGCTGTTTTCCCCTGGAGAGCGGACGTGAGCCTGGGCCTGTTGCTGCCGATGGCGTTGGCGGCGCTGGGCGCGCTGCTGTTGCCGCTGCTGTTGCACCTGGCGCGACGCGGCGAATCGCGCACCACCGATTTCGCCGCCCTGCGCTGGTTGCGCGCGACTCCGCGACCGCGCCGGCGGCTGCGCTTCGAGGAGTGGCCGCTGCTGCTGGTGCGCTTGCTGCTGCTCGCCCTGCTGGCGCTTTGGCTGGCGCGTCCGGTGCTGTACGGCGCGCCCGACCGCCGTCCATTCGTCGCGATCATGCCCGGCGTGGACGCCGCCGCGATTGCCGCCCAGCCGCTGCCTGCCGACGCGCGCAGGCACTGGCTGGCGGCGGGCCTGCCCGACCTGACTGCATCCCGGCCGATCGCACCGCAGCCCATCGCCAGCCTCTTGCGGGAGATCGATGCGTCGCTTGCGCAGGACGTGCCGCTGATCGTGCTGGCCACGGCGCAGTTCGAAGGCGCGGACGCGCAGCTGCCACGGCTGTCGCGGAACGTGGACTGGCGCATCGTCGCGGAAACGCCGCCTCCGCCTGCTGCGCCGGAGACACATGCACCACGCCTTTACCTGCAGGCGGATCCCGCGCATGCGCCCTCGCTGCGCTATTTCCAGGCAGCTGCGCGCGCATGGCGGTCCGAAGCGCGATCGCTCGCGGAAGACGAACCGCTGCCGGCGACCGACGCCACCATCATTCGCTTGGCGAGCGGCTCGCTGCCGGCAACGCTGCTGGATTGGATCGAGCGCGGCGGCACCGTGCTGGCCTCAAGCGACGCCCTCCTGCCAGGCTCACTTAAAACCGTCCCGCTCCCATCGGAGGAAACCGGCACGCCGCTGGCGGAAGGCGGCGCGCTCGGCCGTGGCCGGCTGCTGCGCTTCCTCCGGCCGGTGCAGCCGAGCGATATGCCGCTGCTGCTGGAATCGCGCTTCCCCCGACGCCTGCAGGAATTGCTGCAACCCGCGCGGCAAGCCCCCACCTACGCCGACGCGCGTGCCTATGCGCCGATCGCGGGCGCCCGTTCCCATCCCCAGCCTCCGCGCGAACTGCAACCCTGGCTGGCGCTGCTGGCCGCCCTCCTGTTCGCGATCGAGCGCTGGCTCGCCACGCGCGCACGGCGCGCAGTCCCGGCATGAACAACGACGCCCTGCCGCATCGTGGATGGCGGGCAGCGCGACTGCGCCGCCTCGCCGTGCTTGCCGCATTAGCGTTGCCGTGGCTGGCGGCCATGGCCGTCGTCACGGACCGCATCGGCGGTCGCGGCCTGGCCGGCATCGCCGTCCTCGCGGGCATGGCTTTCCTCGCCGGCACCGCTTTCCTGCAGTGGCGGCGGCTCGACGCGCGCTGGCTGGTGCACGCCCTCAACGCGCGTTCCGACATGGAGGACAGTGCCGACCTGCTGGTCGCCGCTGCCACGCCGCTCCAGCGGCTTCAACGCCAACGCCTGCAGCAGCGGCTGGCCGCGAAGCCTGCCGACCTCCGCACCGCTTGGCCGTGGCGGGGACTCGCCGTGTCCCTGTCGCTTGCGCTGTTTGTGTTGGTCGCCGCCTGCCTGTGGCCCGCATCGCCGCTGCGGACAACTGCCCCGCATGCCGCATCGATCGGC is drawn from Thermomonas brevis and contains these coding sequences:
- a CDS encoding DUF58 domain-containing protein, which translates into the protein MAHALIPPDVRSRLRGLRLEARRAMGGNGIGAHRSRSRGAGLEFSQYRAYEPGDEPRQIDWKLYARSDRFFVREAERESPLTVWLLVDASASMNQADRAAPDRTRLDAAKGIAACVAELALRQGDRFGLVGLREDGVQLLPATHGARGRDRLWLALQALDAYGRFPEGERLDPAWERIAAHDLVVLLSDGFDEGVVALAERLAAAGREVLFVQVLTVEERDFPFDGSHLFRDPETGDTLPGDGRAMRADYLQRFADAQRVLNARLDAAGIAHARHVLDEPLDQPLRALFSPGERT
- a CDS encoding BatA domain-containing protein, which encodes MSLGLLLPMALAALGALLLPLLLHLARRGESRTTDFAALRWLRATPRPRRRLRFEEWPLLLVRLLLLALLALWLARPVLYGAPDRRPFVAIMPGVDAAAIAAQPLPADARRHWLAAGLPDLTASRPIAPQPIASLLREIDASLAQDVPLIVLATAQFEGADAQLPRLSRNVDWRIVAETPPPPAAPETHAPRLYLQADPAHAPSLRYFQAAARAWRSEARSLAEDEPLPATDATIIRLASGSLPATLLDWIERGGTVLASSDALLPGSLKTVPLPSEETGTPLAEGGALGRGRLLRFLRPVQPSDMPLLLESRFPRRLQELLQPARQAPTYADARAYAPIAGARSHPQPPRELQPWLALLAALLFAIERWLATRARRAVPA
- a CDS encoding AAA family ATPase, with product MNANTNEATLQQQIYKLAQLRAAIGQAIVGQEAVVEQLLIGLLAAGHCLLEGVPGLGKTLLVRSLGQALALRFRRVQFTPDLMPSDILGTELLEEDHGTGRRAFRFQQGPVFTNLLLADELNRTPPKTQAALLEAMGERTVSYAGVTHALPAPFFVLATQNPLEQAGTYPLPEAQLDRFLLHVKVDYPDEAEERAILLQTTGSHAGTVPEVMTGDDILALQTLVRDVHVGPDLLTWITRLVRASRPNDAGAPDAVRRYVRWGAGPRAGQSLVLAAKARALLHGRLAATREDVAALAAPVMRHRLLLSFVAEAEQQRADDVIAALLHAVPYPAA